Proteins encoded by one window of Manis pentadactyla isolate mManPen7 chromosome X, mManPen7.hap1, whole genome shotgun sequence:
- the LOC118925490 gene encoding spindlin-2 produces the protein MKTPNAQEAEGQQTRAAVGRATGSANMTKKKVSQKKQRGRPSSQPRRNIVGCRISHGWKEGDEPITQWKGTVLDQVPINPSLYLVKYDGIDCVYGLELHRDERVLSLKILSDRVASSQVSDANLASTIIGKAVEHMFEGEHGSKDEWRGMVLAQAPIMKAWFYITYEKDPVLYMYQLLDDYKEGDLRIMPESSESPPAEREPGGVVDGLIGKHVEYTKEDGSKRIGMVIHQVEAKPSVYFIKFDDDFHIYVYDLVKKS, from the coding sequence ATGAAGACCCCGAACGCACAGGAGGCAGAAGGGCAACAAACCAGGGCAGCTGTGGGACGGGCCACCGGGTCTGCAAACATGACGAAGAAAAAAGTCTCCCAAAAGAAGCAGAGAGGCCGACCTTCATCCCAGCCCCGCAGGAACATCGTGGGCTGCAGAATTTCACACGGATGGAAGGAGGGCGATGAGCCCATCACCCAGTGGAAAGGAACTGTGCTGGATCAGGTGCCTATAAATCCCTCTCTTTATCTGGTGAAATACGATGGAATTGACTGTGTCTATGGACTAGAGCTTCACAGAGATGAAAGAGTAttgtctcttaaaattctttccgaCAGGGTGGCATCATCTCAAGTCAGTGATGCAAACCTTGCAAGTACCATAATTGGTAAAGCTGTGGAACATATGTTTGAGGGTGAGCATGGCTCTAAGGATGAATGGAGGGGAATGGTTTTAGCCCAAGCACCGATCATGAAAGCCTGGTTTTATATTACCTATGAGAAAGATCCTGTCTTGTACATGTACCAGCTTCTAGATGATTATAAAGAAGGAGACCTCCGTATCATGCCAGAGTCCAGTGAGTCTCCTCCAGCAGAGAGGGAGCCGGGAGGAGTTGTAGATGGCCTGATAGGTAAACATGTGGAATATACCAAAGAAGATGGCTCCAAACGGATCGGCATGGTCATTCACCAAGTAGAAGCCAAACCCTCTGTGTATTTCATCAAGTTTGATGATGATTTCCATATCTATGTCTATGATTTGGTGAAAAAGTCCTAA